In one Staphylococcus lutrae genomic region, the following are encoded:
- a CDS encoding YagU family protein yields the protein MKQWHLILYTGLVGGVLSGIVKLGWEVMLPPRTPERNATNPPQMLLQQLGFSDDFTHQTYTFSQMHLPWVSFIVHFGFSIVIAVIYCLVVQKYATLAIGKGALFGVLIWILFHLILMPGLHTVPAAWNQPFQEHFSELFGHIVWMMTIDGVRRLYLNQSPHPTSIE from the coding sequence ATGAAACAATGGCACCTTATCCTTTATACAGGATTAGTCGGAGGCGTTTTGTCCGGTATTGTCAAACTCGGTTGGGAAGTGATGTTACCGCCTCGTACCCCTGAGCGCAATGCGACAAACCCACCTCAAATGTTGCTACAACAACTTGGCTTCAGCGATGACTTTACTCATCAAACATATACGTTCTCACAAATGCACTTGCCTTGGGTCAGTTTTATCGTACATTTTGGTTTTTCCATTGTGATTGCAGTGATTTATTGCTTAGTCGTCCAAAAATATGCCACACTCGCTATCGGAAAAGGGGCTCTTTTCGGTGTCCTTATTTGGATTCTCTTTCACTTAATTCTCATGCCAGGACTGCACACCGTTCCTGCTGCTTGGAATCAACCTTTCCAAGAACATTTTTCCGAACTTTTTGGTCACATCGTGTGGATGATGACTATCGATGGTGTACGACGATTGTATCTTAACCAGTCGCCTCACCCCACTTCAATTGAATAG
- a CDS encoding exotoxin beta-grasp domain-containing protein, whose protein sequence is MKIKQLFLASVATTTLFSGGVQLLDSNFSGYSALAAENKATDSSVKALYERYSKPYINHLKEENKNWSAVSAPRNKNQVRILVEGFYTKGTGVERKHAHVTLPKGEITLKELDHIVRYAAVNFGLYQSGKPTRGEMLAFRTDKDRYTLELHKPLQPHRENVKINTEDLVLVAFHIQE, encoded by the coding sequence ATGAAAATTAAACAACTTTTTCTTGCAAGTGTTGCAACGACTACATTATTCAGTGGTGGTGTTCAACTACTTGATTCAAACTTTTCAGGCTATTCAGCGTTAGCAGCTGAAAACAAAGCGACAGATTCAAGTGTCAAAGCACTTTATGAACGTTACAGTAAACCCTATATTAATCATTTAAAAGAAGAAAACAAAAATTGGAGCGCTGTAAGTGCACCAAGAAACAAAAATCAAGTTCGTATACTCGTTGAAGGTTTTTATACTAAAGGTACTGGGGTCGAACGTAAGCATGCACATGTCACATTGCCTAAAGGTGAAATCACATTGAAAGAGCTCGATCATATCGTTCGTTACGCTGCTGTCAACTTTGGACTATATCAGTCTGGCAAACCAACCCGTGGAGAAATGCTTGCTTTTAGAACTGACAAAGATCGCTATACATTAGAATTGCATAAACCATTACAACCTCATCGAGAAAACGTCAAAATCAACACCGAAGATCTCGTCCTGGTTGCTTTCCATATTCAAGAATAG
- a CDS encoding exotoxin beta-grasp domain-containing protein — MKIKQLFLSGITVAALFSIGLQQLDSQSSGNTAVAAETKATNPNVKSLFERYSKPNINNLKEENNHWKHTSATSNNEQVSLFVEGFHKDGNKLTRKGVEVTLPKGEITLKELDHIVRHTVVNFGLYQSDQASKGLITVFRSDEDRYTFELQKPLQQHRENVKIKTEDLAIASFYFEN, encoded by the coding sequence ATGAAAATCAAACAACTTTTTCTTTCCGGCATTACAGTAGCTGCATTATTCAGTATTGGTCTACAACAGCTTGATTCACAGAGTTCAGGAAATACTGCAGTCGCAGCTGAAACAAAAGCCACAAACCCCAATGTAAAATCCTTATTTGAGCGTTACAGTAAACCAAATATTAACAATTTAAAAGAAGAGAACAACCATTGGAAACACACGAGTGCAACATCAAACAATGAGCAAGTCAGTTTATTTGTAGAAGGGTTCCATAAAGATGGGAACAAATTGACACGTAAAGGTGTAGAGGTCACATTACCAAAAGGTGAAATCACATTGAAGGAACTCGATCACATCGTTCGCCATACGGTGGTTAACTTTGGTTTATATCAATCAGATCAGGCGTCAAAAGGCTTAATTACTGTCTTTAGAAGTGATGAAGATCGTTATACATTTGAATTGCAAAAACCATTACAACAGCATAGAGAAAACGTTAAAATTAAAACGGAAGACCTTGCTATAGCTTCATTTTATTTTGAAAACTAA
- a CDS encoding GntR family transcriptional regulator, protein MGQSKPKFLMIYNTLYEEIQMGKFPSGQALPTEKELCERFGVSRMTLRQAIKILTEDGVVESIRGKGHFVLPQSRTHQVTSIETFHHPLEQLTTVPMAIRSVNYRVDLESEYTNHLFPNHPKAVIAMERYYQCEDRTSQDADAFCFTFIPFYVIETFNIQAQHEAHMIEFVEKTIYQHATQSNLKCSITEEPHFGSDSFVFDGGHQCWLIVEKMYAYDLNPIMVNKWYVPHEHAELMISRVKSID, encoded by the coding sequence GTGGGGCAATCAAAGCCAAAGTTTTTAATGATTTACAATACATTATATGAGGAAATTCAAATGGGAAAATTTCCGAGCGGACAAGCACTACCTACTGAAAAAGAATTATGTGAACGTTTTGGAGTGAGTCGTATGACGTTACGCCAAGCGATTAAGATATTAACAGAAGACGGTGTCGTCGAAAGTATTCGTGGGAAAGGTCATTTTGTACTTCCTCAATCACGGACACATCAAGTGACGAGTATTGAGACATTTCATCACCCACTTGAACAACTGACGACTGTACCGATGGCAATTCGTTCAGTCAACTATCGTGTCGATTTAGAAAGTGAGTATACGAATCATCTTTTCCCCAACCATCCTAAAGCCGTCATCGCAATGGAACGGTATTATCAATGCGAAGATCGAACATCTCAGGACGCAGATGCATTTTGTTTCACTTTTATCCCTTTTTATGTCATTGAGACATTTAATATTCAGGCACAGCACGAAGCACATATGATTGAATTTGTTGAAAAAACAATCTATCAGCATGCGACGCAATCCAATTTGAAGTGTTCAATAACAGAAGAGCCACATTTTGGTAGTGATTCATTCGTTTTTGACGGTGGGCATCAATGCTGGTTGATTGTAGAGAAAATGTATGCCTACGATCTCAATCCAATTATGGTCAATAAATGGTATGTTCCTCATGAACATGCTGAACTGATGATATCACGCGTGAAATCTATAGATTAG